The genomic stretch TCTTTCATTGTCTTTGCAAATCCTCTGTAGAATACTTTGACAGGTGACTTCAGTGGTATACGTGATCAATATCAGTAATATTCCACAGTAATCTCTGGGCTATGGTGATAGAAGCTCAGTATGACAGCTGTGATGACTTTAATCCCTGTTTATCCTGACTCtcactgtagctgctgcacaGGGCGCTGGGTCGTCTGGCTGATGACGTCGGCCAGGATGAAGCACCTCTGGAAACACTTCCTTTTGGCCGCAGGATTACACCTCAGCTGAATAAGCAGAGGTCTAAGCTTTAAGTAGCAAAATATAttgaaaaaatgttttgattttgggTTTAGCAGCTCGTGGCCCTGGAAACTGCATCAAAAGGTGAAGGTCGGGTTTCAGATTCGTCTCAATTTGCGATATTTGGCTTATCTTTTATTAAAATCACttctggttttcttcttctaaccctaacccctaaccttgtGATGCCATTTCTTTACTTATCAGTCATTTGCTGTAACAAAATGATGGAACAGTATCATCATCATAATCCACAACAATAATGATGAACAAAGACAGCGCTTACCTTTCTCTTTGCTCTGATCTGCCCGTGATAGTTGTTGGCTGAGTCTCCGGggatcccccctccccacagggTCAGGCCCACGATGGTGTAAGTGATGGCCATCACCAGTAAGGGCAACACATAAACCAGTATTGTCACTATGATGTGATACCTGCGCAAGAACCAAGGACGTGTCAGCACGACGGACAAAAGGGTACCAGATGGTTGCAAACCTACGAGAAATCTAAACTCTAAACTCTACATACATAAAATGATGACCgtgaaagcagaaataaaagctCCTCACATGAACGGGTCGTCAGACATGCGGGGCCAAGCCACGTAGCAGATGGTCCTGCGGTGCAGAACTCGGGTGGTGGAGAAATAACAGAGAGGGAGCGCCAGAACCACGGCCAGGGTCCAGATACCGatgatgactcctgtggtggcCTTCGCCGACAGCCGAGGCTTCAGGGGATGGATGATGGCCACGTACCTGCGGGttagggggtcagaggtcacgcagCACAACCTCTGCTGCATGGTCTACTAGATGATGCTCACAGATCAAGGTTTTAAACGTAGAAAATGAGAATTTAAGATAAGTTTTAAATAATGGAGAAGGCTTGAGTTAAATGGTGCCCTGTTTGCTAATAATGTGACAATAATCACGAGTCTGGTGCTAATGATCTAATCTGTCATTACCTGTCAATGGCGATGGCGGTCATAGAGTAGATGCTGGCAAACACCGCCGTGACCGGGAAAAAGTTGTGAAACTTGCAGTACACCTCGCCAAAGTACCACTCTCCGTGAGCCGCGTACACGAAGTTGATGAGCGTGTTGAACGCTGCCATGGACACGTCGGAGAACGCCAAGTTGAGCAGGAAGTAGTTAGTGACGGTGCGCATTCGCTTGTGCGCCAGAATGATCCAAATCACAATCAGGTTTCCAAAAACCGCCACCGCCAGCACCGTGCTGTAAGCCACCGACCACAGCACGATGCGCCACGCGGGCTGCACGAACTGGTTGTTCAGACTTCTGCTTTCCTCCCGATCGGATGACATCTCGTCGCCGAGGATCTCCTCCGGTGCTGCATACAGACTGCGTGGACCACTTTGGCACCTCGGATGCGCAACGACGCACTGGAGTGTTGACATGTGACCGCCGCGGTGGCGaagcgcacacgcacgcacacacacacacacacacacaaacacagatggaggTGGCAAAGGAACACTCATTCACTGGATCAGGTTTTAGCTGCTCTAATCAAACATTTTACCGTTTATCCtcgtaaataaaataaaatatctaGTTAATGTTCAGTTAAATTAACTTTCCGTAATTGAAttcaaaatctttaaaagggtcTTATTAAGCATTACTCCGGGTTTAACTAGGTTAAGATTATTTTCACTATTAATTTAACATAGCATTGAGCCTCATTTTTATACAATCAAGTCATTTCAGTTAAAACTGAAATACTCTATTGAGAAATTATTCGTTTTATTGTACAAAAGGGAAAATGATTATAAGCTGTGACTATTAATTCAATTGCTTGATTTTTAGTGGTACATAAAAGTACATAAAAAGTGTAGGATATTCACTAACGGAGTTCAATTATGTAGTAAATGTATAGTTTGATTTTGTGTGCATATTAATCACATAACCCCAATGAACTGTAAATTGTCTGTCAATAAAAAAACTGTGAAATTTAGACACAACATACACGGGTAGAGGTGGGATTGACCTCTGATCACAGAGAGAAGCTGTGCAACGTGCTTGGGACCCTCTCCACATTTCCTGCTTCCGACTGAAGAAGAACTGATGCCCAATATGGTAAAACTAGTGAAGGAAATGTAAACCCTATATGCTGGAATGTACAGATGTAGACGTATATTGTGTGTGAAGGGTTTTAAAGCCTTTGTCTTCCTTTAGTTCCAGAATTTGATGATTGATCAGTCTATCTCCATCTGTAAAGATGCCAAAATGGAAGATTTTTGCAGTTGGCTTGGACATTCTCTCACTTTTAGAGAAATGTTTCTCAAACTGAGCATTTAAATACCTacaaaaaaaatgcacaagGTTAGGAAGTGTGTTTTCCCTCAGCCAAACCTCCTTACCTGGGGGTCGTCTGCTTCAGGGCCACTCCTCGTCTCAAATGTCACCGTTCAGAGCGCAACGCATAGAAAAGGTCACGGGCTATTAAACGGCAGCTGATAACACTGCCGGCTGCATTTCAATTCAGATTTTCTCCGCTCTGTATGAATAATTCAGATGCCTTTTAATCAAAATAGGGAAGCAACAGCGGGTGAGATGAGTCGTCTGTCGGATAAGTGTGTGCCAGCAGGCAGTCCAATCAGTCATCAATGCCATCATCATACCAGTTGTTTAATGAAACTACAAGATTAtcaattattatcattattattattgcacgtgttttgctttgttttggttgtttggGGATTATGATCCTGATTATGGGATTGTGGCACTGTTTTTCTACTAAAATGTCTTGCAAACATTGATGATCTGCAGGAAGAAAGTGGAGATCACCAGGAGTAACCATGATGCagtgaagagaggagggatgttTACAGCACAGGCTCATTGAGCAGGCTGCAGGGGTGCAGCGTTAACAGGTCCTGCAGGgcaggtgtcagcaggaggGACCCGGGAGCCACACCCAGTGAAACACTCAAGATAAATGTGTGGAAAGAACAAACAAGACCAAACAAACAGTTTAtctgcaggagagcagcagtcCTGTTTATCTCGAGGGGTTTAACAACAGACAAACTGAAATTTCTGTTGTTTCAAGTTCTTACAGCGACGTTTAAAACCAGGTGCCTTTGTCACATGTTCACGTGCACATGCGTGCACTCCACACCTCGACTAACACCCaaggcagcagaaacatcagcatAAATGAGGAGGAATCACACTAAACGCACGTTGTCAGAGCGCCGCAGGTCGAAAAGCTGAGGGAAACAGATCCGATCCGGAGAGAAGGATCAAACCAACTGAGACAGCCAGAGGGGTCACAAGCATGTGGAAGTGAGAGGAAGCAGATTATCACCCAGTAGGATTACATGTCtaaatggagagagaaagaaagagagaaaccagAGATACCAGAGAGGAAAGACGTGAggtaaataacattttaaagagCCAATCTGAAACGTTTATTCTTCTAATAATAACTTTTTACACTAATAACTCACTTAAGCATAAGAGATTTATATGTGCCCCCCCCTCTATGGGTGCTACAATATCTGTATCCTGTATTGTGGttgtggtgggcggggcttagtcCTGAAGTGGGTGGGGCACAAAGCAAGTAGGAGAAGTCTGATTTTATAAAgcttttaaaagaacaaaaatatgTCCCTGAATTGAGTTTCTAAATGATGTTTCACATCCCAACAGTGAGGCCCAGCACAGGCTTACGAGTTATGTTAGATTCCTTTTAAATGACGTCCttcagtttctgtttctgtgtctggTTGTTACATGTAATCCAAAAATGCTGTTACACCTCACGGACACGTGatgctggcacacacacacacggagcgaGTTCCAGCTGCGTGACAGCGTGTCCAGCTTTCTGAAATATGAGCTGAAATAcacgaggaggaggcggagcaggCCAGGGGAAAAAGGAAGCAATACAGTGAAGTAGGAGGGCTCAAAGCTGTAAATATAATAGTGCAGGGACACACAAGCTAACACATGTCTCCGACCTAAAAGTTGTCCATGTTGAAGCTCTTGGATTTTGGCAACTGGCGACCTCTGGAAGAGCTGAAAGGTTGCCGAGCAGGCCGGACGACAGTCTGAAAGGTAGGGCAGCTGATAACACCGAGTCTGCATATGCATTCAATGCAAATTGTCCATCTGCTTGTACATTCTGGGCTGATTTTGTAACTTCACTGGACTTTGTCCTGTTTGTTCACGTAAAACCCGAAGCAGCAGGCGCCCACAGTCAGCTGGCTGTAAACACCTTCAAGAAATATCCTGTTTCACCTTTTTTTGGTTCTTTCTATGGATATTATAAATCCATGAAAATTCTCTATGAACTGTGGATGCCTGACATGTACGGAAGGATTATACTATTAGGGAAAAAGCAGATTTACTGACACCAGCACATTATTTTGGTGTACACTGCACATGCAAACTGATATTTAGTTTATTAAAGCAGCCTTAATGGAATGCTTTGTAGAAGCTGTTACCATATTCCACTTGTGGTCCAGCGTTATTCGACACAGTTTCACATTAAGAGCAGAGTTTGAAACATCATCCCAAGAACAAAGGCAGAAGTGTTCATGTGAAACCAATTCATCGTGTTATCAAACTTTGGCTTCAGAAAGTGAAGATGGGGAGGAGTTACTGAGGATATTCCTCGTTTGCTAAAACAACCTTTCCCGTTGGAAAGTTGGACCTCGCAGATGCCGCCGCCTCGGACAGCAGATGTGTGACTCCCTGCTGCGGACTGTGCGGGACGGAGCACATTTCAGGCCTTTTCCAGAACGCAGGAACGTCCTCCTCAGCCATTTGATGCATTAGGAGGCAGCTCTGGTCAAATATTGACACAGAAAAATGGTTTCCAACTGATCAAAAACACCACTGGTTTATCCTCAACCCACTTGGTGACTGCCTGGGTTACTTTTTAATTGACCTGctgactcccccccccttcccccccaacaGATGGAGCATGTCTTTTTCCCACCGCTGTCTCGTGTGGCCGTTTGCGGGGGCACCCACGGGAATGAGATGTCCGGCGTGTACATGCTGAGAGAGCTGAAAAAGCGGCATATTGAGCAGGATGGACCAGTTTCCCTAATTACTGTTCTTTCCAACCCCCGGGCCGTGGAATCCTGCAGGAGATACATCGACAAAGACCTGAACCGCTGTTTCACGAGTCAAATGCTTAGGCAAGTTGAAAAAAACCTGTAAGAAAACACTCATGAAAGGAGGACACGATCCATGACAAAAGTGTACTGACTCCCCTGCTTTCCAGCGGCCCCCTGACCGACGACACACCCTACGAGCTCAAGCGCGCGCACGAGCTCAATGCTCAGCTGGGACCCAAAGGGAGCCAAGAGGCCGTGGACCTGCTGTGCGACATTCACAACACCACCTCCAACATGGGTCTGTGCCTGATCTTGTACTCCGCAGACTGGATCCCTCTCCACATTTTAAAGCACATACAGGTAATCATGGTGTTTGCTGCGTTCCCACCAGGCTGGAGTCACCCACCAGCAGACACCCTGTCTCACACATTACATATTAATGAAACAAAATGCTTTGGGCCAAGCCTTGTTTGCATCTCCTCTAAACTCTGATCACCTCTGGGCACTTAGAGTCGATGTGGTTGTGACAGTCACGAAAGAATCTGCCACGTTCTAAATTCGGAGTCATTTGTTTTCAGAGCAAGATGACGTCCACACCTGTCCGGGCGATCTTTATCGATTTGCCAGCCTCGGAAAGCTATTCGCTGGAGTCTGTGGGGAAGCACGGGTTGAGTAAGCGTCTCGCGTCCCAACTTGAATGCGTTTCGGGAGGCTGCTTTTTAACCGTGGGGGGGCATCTCACTCTGCAGCCTTAGAAGTCGGCCCTCAGCCCAACGGCGTCCTCAGGGCGGACATCTACAACCTGGTGAAAGAGGCTGTGGAGCTCACGTTTGAATTTGTCCAGAAGTTCAACGCAGGTGAGTAAGATGCCAAAGAGGAGTTAAAAGTGCAGCAAAGCCCCCCTCAGGGCACAGCAGACTGATGTTGAACAGTACTGCTTTTAACACCACGGCCAGAGGACTGCAGATGAAAACTAGCCTTTTGGctaattctgtttgtttttttaaccatgtgAAATCATGTGTTTTATGAAATTGTATTGTCCCCTTTCAAATAAGCAAAGATAAAGATAGGTTGGAATTTTAGCTTAGGTTAAAAACTCTTACTTTTCATGATTTAAAGAGCTCTGTACAAGGTAAAGAAAATAAGGGTAGAATCAAACAAATCAGCTTTGCTTCCCCGCCCCCCCAGCTTAGATACTCCAGCCAGCATTTGTTAATCCTCACCAATTTTGACCTGCTCACCTCTTTAAACCCTTTGAACAGTCCTTTGTCCTGCAGGAACTTGCCCAACACTCAGCCTTCTGGCCGATGATTGACTAAATCCACCTCATTGGTGATTCCGTTTTCTCTGTTTAGCATCGCTCACGTGTCCTTTACTAACAGGTCACACGTTTGAAGGGGGTGAAGTGGAAGCATACACGATGGAAGACAGTGTGGACTATCCCCGGGACCCCACAACTGGAGAGATCACCGCATCCGTTCACTCCGAGCTGCAGGTACGACATGATCGTCAGCGAGCGTTGGCGCGTTGGTCGCCTGGCCTCATatttcactctcctctccttcaggatAAGGACTTCAAGCTCCTCAAACCAGGCGATCCCATATTCAAGAGGTTTTCCGGGGAAACGGTGACCTACAAGGGAGAAGAGCTCTACCCGTTCTTCATCAATGAATGTGCATACTACGAGAAGAAGATTGCTTTTGTCTTAGGGGAGAAGGTCAAGCTGACCTTGCCGCCCATAAGCGTGCAAAAGGACTGAAACGGTGAAGATGGGAGATTAAATATTCACAAATAAGAGCGGAGGTTACAGAGTAGATTAGAACCACTGATCAAGTGTTCAGTTTGTGATAAGCTGACCTCCAGGAACAGCTCTGCAACAACGCTACCTCGACATTTCTCACTTTTACACACATGAATTGTTGAGccattgttatttttttttaaaaacaaatgtacaAGCAATTTAAATCTATTCAGcagatgctaaatgctaaaacaaCCTTTTCCTCCGCTGCAAAGACACGTTGGAAAGTTGGACCTCGCAGATGCCGCCGTAGATGTATACAGATCCTGGGTCTGCAGATGACTAGCCTTTGGTTCAGGATTAGCTTGTTTGTTCAGCTCATTGATTCATTGGTCACACGTgttgtataaataaagctgaattaatacatttaaatttgaaaaaacacagaaaagcagTTAAGTAGGCAAATTCTGTTTTAATCAGAATTTCTCTCTTTAAAAAACTGcagtgtttaaaataaaagaggCCAGagtgtttgaaaaaaaaaaaaaggcatatATTCTTGTGAAAAATACACTGGAGAATATCAGTAAACGTCTTAACACACATGGACGACATGTTCATCATCTTTAGAAATCAGAAGTCTTGGTTCTGACATGCTGAGCTCCAGTGGAACCCAACCAGGTCAGAGCTACGTCGATTGACCtaattacacacaaaaaaggagTGTTTCATTTCTGCGTGATTGGCGTTCAGTCAACAGGCGCCACAGtcataacaacaacaaccacaggtGGTGAAAGAAACAGCGTGAAGGCATGCGCGGCTAAAGTTCCAGATTTTGGATTACGCAAACATTAAGGCCAACACAAACTTCCTACGAAGAAAACACGACTGGAGTATTTTACACATGCTTTAACAGAAATGTTTCAGGCTCCAGCAACTGCTGGCGACAACATTTGTGACGCTGATGGCAACCGAGAAGAAGGCGTTTAAAAGTAggacagagaaacaaacaaacacggcgGCAACAGGAAGAACACGCTAAAACAGCAGTCGATTATTAGGTACAGTTATTAGATACGTTAAATAAATGAGCACCCATATGTGTGATAAGCCTTAAAACTCAGATCAGAAACGATATTTACATTGAATTTAACCGGTACACTGCATCAAGGGGAGTGGCGACAGTCTCTTTAGGCTACTCTGTATGCCATCACGCGCGTGTAGCTTTTGCTGTGACTCCGTGCCGCCCACAGGAATAAGGCAGCTGCCATCATTTGCAGAGGAAAGGAGATAAGTGCGAGGTAAAGGGACCAGCCCATTGTGCTCTCCACCCCAGTTGGCGGTGGCAAAAACTGGTGGAGTAAATCCACGCCGGCGAGGAAACAGCAGACGGTTCCCAGAGAGCATAAACCTGTTGTGTACAGGTGAAGCACGAAAAATTTATTCCACAAAATAACTGAGTGGCTTTCAGGTACAACCTACAGAATCTTAAAtcagaaacatttttattgcaGGCCCTGTTTACGCAGCGGTTTCAGAATTTCTGCTGCTAGTCTGTGGCTCTCTTGAACTATAATCATGAATAGCATAAGCCACCTTTCCCCTTTCTTTTCTGTATACACGCATCCTCTTACCTGCCAGCAGATGCAGCACCCCCGCACCTAAGGTCGGTGTGAAGCTACGACACAGGCAGGCACAGAGCCCAACCAGCCCGCTGAGGAAAACCAAAGCCAGGGACACCAGGGGCAGGAGAAACTGACACCTCCACAAGTCTGCAGAGGGGGGGATCATTGCACTCTATGGATAAACTGTACACACTCATTCCAGGAAAGTAGTACGCTTCAAAGCAGTATTGATATTCAGTGCAATGAAACCTACATGTTCTGAGCAGTTCCTCTTCACTGTCGGGGTCTCCGGGGGCCTTGTATTTAGGataaaactgctgctggagTGTGAAGCTCACACAGTCCATCTTCAGATCTACAGCCACAAATGCAAACTGCCATCACCACACTATAAGGGTGCTTcaagaaaacaactgaaaagcCAAATCATTCATAGGATTTTCAATTGAGGTTGCTAAATGGTTTAAGAAGTAGTGAAGGACATACCTGGCACCAGGATGCACCTCCACCACAGTCCCAGGGTACCATTGAGATGGAACATGGCTTCAACGTAGGTCTTTTCACTGAAGTCTCCATTGATGAACTCCTCTTTGAGCTTAGAAGCGTTGCTGACCTCGTGTGTAACTGGGCTGTTGTACTGGTACCAGTGCTGGGTTCCGACCGCCACAGACAGGTACACACTGGCCAGAAGACTCAGGACAGAGCCAATAACCAACGCTGTAGCATATCGATTGTCTACCATGGTCGAGATTAATTTAGCCCcaatctttaaaaacacaaataacttGCGGTTTGAAGATTTAAAAAGTATTTTGCTCTAAAATAGAAGTGTCAACTGGACAAGTAAAAATTCTATTTCCATTTGTTGTTTTGGCATCTTTCCCAGCATCGGATTTTATGGAATCAAGATGCCATAAAGCTGCATTTTGATTCTTGCTGCACAAACAAAGGATGCAACAATCTGCCAAACAAATGACAAAAGTAACAGCTGATTAGCATTGACACAGCTAGCTAAAACAGTCTTCGCCTGCTTAAATGAGAAACACGCTAAACTACTAAACAAATTATTCTTTTTGTGAGTATTTCACTTCAAACGTGTCTTAATATCATGAGGTCACGCGTTTTTATATTCGACATCATAACGAAACGATACACCTTCCGTGTTCTGAGCGTTTTTCGTCTGAATTTTCAagcctccattttctttttcttcttctacggTGTCTAGAACCCAGGAGAataccgccacctgctggacaggaGTGCAACTGGTTTGAGCAATATGTGGCCCTTCtgcgctctcacacacacgcacgcacacacacacttccaaacctactattgtgcttcttttagtgtttaaaaaaacactatCCTGACCCTCATTTCTATTTCTTTAGTTAAATTGAATTCTTGAATCCCTTACTCCCAGAGAGTTCATTTTTCTCTGTGCCCTGTGTGACCTACACTCATCTTCCTTTCACATGTTCCCACCTGCCACTTCCCTGCTAGTTTAAGCAACTTCTCTACCAGTTTACCATGGTCTTCACCTCATTCTCACAACTTCCTCTCTACGGTGTCCCATCATATCACGTAATCATATAATAAATAATTGAGTGGAGCCTAGGTGTAGTTTCTTCCTGGGTTTTTCCAAGTTGAATTAATTTGACAAGTGATCATCCTTTCCATTAATACTATTGGTAGTAGGTTGTGAGGGATCCTTAATGGGTCTTGTCACAGGAATCTCCGCAGCCTTGAATATCAGACTGAATTACAATATTGAATTACAAAACttaaaattatatttaaaaagagagagacggGTATCAAGTACACACAACCAGTGCTGGTGTGGATGGGAATATCGACAAGAGCTGCAAACAGTTTTTTTGCAGCAGTGCGTTCCAGCATTCACAACAGATCCTCTTTATGGAAGAGTCTCCGGGCCTGTTTGTAATCCAACTGGAGCGTTGCGTTCAGCAAGGGGGAAGCTGTGAACTCCACATAGCATGAGCTGCAGGGAGCCCCCTCCAGCTCCAGAACAGTCACATTGTTGGGCCCAGCTGTGCTGAGGATGTTTGCGGGGACAAAAAGTGTCACCTGAGGGCCTCGGGCCGGCCAGTAACGACCCACATTGAAACCATTGATCCAAACTTGTCCCTGGAAAAAGAAACATACAGATTTGCAACATTTCTTAAATGTTACCA from Takifugu flavidus isolate HTHZ2018 chromosome 6, ASM371156v2, whole genome shotgun sequence encodes the following:
- the tacr3l gene encoding LOW QUALITY PROTEIN: tachykinin receptor 3-like (The sequence of the model RefSeq protein was modified relative to this genomic sequence to represent the inferred CDS: deleted 2 bases in 1 codon), which codes for MSTLQCVVAHPRCQSGPRSLYAAPEEILGDEMSSDREESRSLNNQFVQPAWRIVLWSVAYSTVLAVAVFGNLIVIWIILAHKRMRTVTNYFLLNLAFSDVSMAAFNTLINFVYAAHGEWYFGEVYCKFHNFFPVTAVFASIYSMTAIAIDRYVAIIHPLKPRLSAKATTGVIIGIWTLAVVLALPLCYFSTTRVLHRRTICYVAWPRMSDDPFMYHIIVTILVYVLPLLVMAITYTIVGLTLWGGGIPGDSANNYHGQIRAKRKVVKMMIIVVVTFALCWLPYHVYFIVTGLNKQLSRWKYIQQVYLSVLWLAMSSTMYNPIIYCCLNGRFRAGFKRVFCWCPFVRMSSYDELELRSRRLQQGHQSSTCTFSRVNTSILSKNKGARSITRSRVNVELANKDS
- the LOC130527063 gene encoding N-acyl-aromatic-L-amino acid amidohydrolase (carboxylate-forming) B-like isoform X1, which produces MEHVFFPPLSRVAVCGGTHGNEMSGVYMLRELKKRHIEQDGPVSLITVLSNPRAVESCRRYIDKDLNRCFTSQMLRQVEKNLGPLTDDTPYELKRAHELNAQLGPKGSQEAVDLLCDIHNTTSNMGLCLILYSADWIPLHILKHIQSKMTSTPVRAIFIDLPASESYSLESVGKHGLTLEVGPQPNGVLRADIYNLVKEAVELTFEFVQKFNAGHTFEGGEVEAYTMEDSVDYPRDPTTGEITASVHSELQDKDFKLLKPGDPIFKRFSGETVTYKGEELYPFFINECAYYEKKIAFVLGEKVKLTLPPISVQKD
- the LOC130527063 gene encoding N-acyl-aromatic-L-amino acid amidohydrolase (carboxylate-forming) B-like isoform X2; protein product: MEHVFFPPLSRVAVCGGTHGNEMSGVYMLRELKKRHIEQDGPVSLITVLSNPRAVESCRRYIDKDLNRCFTSQMLSGPLTDDTPYELKRAHELNAQLGPKGSQEAVDLLCDIHNTTSNMGLCLILYSADWIPLHILKHIQSKMTSTPVRAIFIDLPASESYSLESVGKHGLTLEVGPQPNGVLRADIYNLVKEAVELTFEFVQKFNAGHTFEGGEVEAYTMEDSVDYPRDPTTGEITASVHSELQDKDFKLLKPGDPIFKRFSGETVTYKGEELYPFFINECAYYEKKIAFVLGEKVKLTLPPISVQKD
- the LOC130527066 gene encoding claudin domain-containing protein 1-like; its protein translation is MVDNRYATALVIGSVLSLLASVYLSVAVGTQHWYQYNSPVTHEVSNASKLKEEFINGDFSEKTYVEAMFHLNGTLGLWWRCILVPDLKMDCVSFTLQQQFYPKYKAPGDPDSEEELLRTYLWRCQFLLPLVSLALVFLSGLVGLCACLCRSFTPTLGAGVLHLLAGLCSLGTVCCFLAGVDLLHQFLPPPTGVESTMGWSLYLALISFPLQMMAAALFLWAARSHSKSYTRVMAYRVA